From the Kogia breviceps isolate mKogBre1 chromosome 3, mKogBre1 haplotype 1, whole genome shotgun sequence genome, one window contains:
- the SEMA6D gene encoding semaphorin-6D isoform X6 — protein MRFFLLCAYMLLLMISQLRAVSFPEDDEPLNTVDYHYSRQYPVFRGRPSGNESQHRLDFQLMLKIRDTLYIAGRDQVYTVNLNEIPKTEVIPNKKLTWRSRQQDRENCAMKGKHKDECHNFIKVFVPRNDEMVFVCGTNAFNPMCRYYRLNTLEYDGEEISGLARCPFDARQTNVALFADGKLYSATVADFLASDAVIYRSMGDGSALRTIKYDSKWIKEPHFLHAIEYGNYVYFFFREIAVEHNNLGKAVYSRVARICKNDMGGSQRVLEKHWTSFLKARLNCSVPGDSFFYFDVLQSVTDIIQINGIPTVVGVFTTQLNSIPGSAVCAFSMDDIEKVFRGRFKEQKTPDSVWTAVPEDKVPKPRPGCCAKHGLAEAYKTSIDFPDETLSFIKSHPLMDSAVPPIADEPWFTKTRIRYRLTAIAVDHSAGPHQNYTVIFVGSEAGMVLKVLAKTSPFSLNDSVLLEEIEAYNQAKCNAENEEDRKVISLQLDKDHHALYVAFSSCVIRIPLSRCERYGSCKKSCIASRDPYCGWLSPGACGEVTPGMLAGGFEQDTEYGNTAHLGDCHDMEVSSSSVTTMASIPEITPKVIDTWRPKLTSSRKFVVQDDPNTSDFTDPLSGVRWEVQSGESNQMVHMNVLITCVFAAFVLGAFIAGVAVYCYRDMFVRKNRKIHKDAESAQSCTDSSGSFAKLNGLFDSPVKEYQQNIDSPKLYSNLLTSRKELPPNGDTKCMVMDHRGQPPELAALPTPESTPVLHQKTLQAMKSHSDKAHNHGASRKETPQFFPSSPPPHSPLSHGHIPSAIVLPNATHDYNTSFSNSNAHKAEKKLQNIDHPLTKSSSKRDHRRSVDSRNTLNDLLKHLNDPNSNPKAIMGDIQMAHQTLMLDPVGPMSEVPPKVPNREASLYSPPSTLPRNSPTKRVDVPTTPGVPMTSLERQRGYHKNSSQRHSISAMPKNLSSPNGVLLSRQPSMNRGGYMPTPAGAKVDYIQGTPVSVHLQPSLSRQSSYTSNGTLPRTGLKRTPSLKPDVPPKPSFVPQTTSVRPLNKYTY, from the exons ATGAGGTTCTTCCTGCTTTGTGCCTACATGCTGCTTCTGATGATTTCCCAGTTGAGAGCAGTCAGCTTTCCTGAAGACGATGAACCCCTTAATACTGTTGACTATCACT ATTCAAGGCAATATCCGGTTTTTAGAGGACGCCCTTCAGGCAATGAATCACAGCATAGGCTGGACTTTCAGCTGATGTTGAAAATTCGAGACACACTTTATATTGCTGGCAG GGATCAAGTTTATACAGTAAACTTAAATGAAATCCCCAAAACAGAAGTAATACCAAACAAG AAACTGACATGGCGGTCAAGACAACAGGATCGAGAAAACTGTGCTATgaaaggcaaacataaa GATGAATGCCACAACTTTATTAAAGTATTTGTTCCGAGAAACGATGAGATGGTTTTTGTTTGTGGCACCAATGCTTTTAATCCCATGTGTAGATACTATAGG ttgAATACCTTAGAGTATGATGGGGAAGAAATTAGTGGCTTGGCAAGGTGCCCATTTGATGCCAGACAAACCAATGTTGCCCTTTTTGCTG ATGGGAAGCTGTATTCTGCCACAGTGGCTGACTTCTTGGCCAGTGATGCTGTTATTTATCGAAGCATGGGCGATGGATCTGCCCTTCGTACTATAAAATATGATTCCAAGTGGATCAAAG agccaCACTTTCTTCATGCCATAGAATATGGAAActatgtctatttcttctttcgaGAAATTGCTGTAGAACATAATAATTTGGGCAAG GCTGTATATTCCCGTGTGGCCCGCATATGTAAAAACGACATGGGTGGCTCCCAGCGGGTCCTGGAGAAACACTGGACTTCATTTCTGAAGGCTCGGCTTAACTGTTCTGTCCCCGGAGATTCATTTTTCTACTTTGATGTTCTGCAGTCTGTCACAGACATAATACAAATCAATGGCATCCCCACTGTGGTCGGGGTGTTTACCACACAGCTCAACAG CATTCCTGGTTCTGCAGTCTGTGCATTTAGCATGGATGACATTGAAAAAGTATTCAGAGGACGgtttaaagaacagaaaactCCAGATTCTGTTTGGACAGCAGTCCCTGAAGACAAAGTACCAAAGccaag GCCTGGCTGTTGTGCAAAGCATGGGCTTGCCGAAGCTTATAAAACCTCCATCGATTTCCCTGATGAAACCCTGTCATTCATTAAATCCCACCCCCTGATGGACTCTGCCGTCCCACCCATTGCCGACGAGCCCTGGTTCACAAAGACTCGGATCAG GTACAGACTGACGGCCATTGCCGTTGACCATTCTGCTGGACCCCACCAGAACTACACAGTCATCTTTGTTGGCTCGGAAGCTGGAATGGTACTTAAAGTTTTGGCAAAGACCAGTCCTTTCTCTTTGAATGACAGCGTGTTACTGGAAGAGATTGAAGCGTACAACCAGGCAAA GTGCAATGCTGAGAATGAGGAGGACAGAAAGGTCATCTCCCTCCAGTTGGATAAAGATCATCATGCTTTATATGTGGCGTTCTCTAGCTGTGTTATCCGCATCCCCCTCAGTCGCTGTGAGCGTTATGGATCATGTAAAAA GTCTTGTATTGCATCTCGAGACCCATACTGTGGCTGGTTAAGCCCAGGGGCCTGTGGTGAAGTGACCCCAGGGATGCT CGCTGGAGGATTTGAACAGGACACGGAATATGGCAACACAGCCCATCTGGGAGACTGCCATG ACATGGAGGTATCTTCATCTTCTGTTACCACAATGGCAAGTATCCCAGAAATTACACCTAAAGTGATTGATACCTGGAGACCTAAACTGACCAGCTCCCGGAAATTTGTAGTTCAAGATGACCCAAACACTTCTGATTTTACTGATCCTTTATCAG GTGTACGATGGGAAGTCCAATCTGGAGAGTCCAACCAGATGGTCCACATGAATGTCCTCATCACCTGTGTCTTTGCAGCTTTTGTTTTGGGTGCATTCATTGCAGGTGTGGCAGTATACTGCTATCGTGACATGTTTGTTCGGAAAAACAGAAAGATCCATAAAGATGCAGAATCTGCCCAGTCGTGCACAGACTCCAGTGGAAGTTTTGCCAAGCTGAATGGTCTCTTTGACAGCCCAGTCAAGGAATATCAACAGAATATAGATTCTCCCAAATTGTATAGTAACCTGCTGACCAGTCGGAAAGAGCTGCCACCCAATGGAGATACGAAATGCATGGTCATGGACCATCGAGGCCAACCTCCCGAGCTGGCTGCTCTCCCGACACCTGAGTCTACACCTGTGCTTCACCAGAAGACCCTGCAGGCCATGAAGAGCCACTCAGACAAGGCCCACAACCATGGGGCTTCAAGGAAAGAAACCCCCCAGTTTTTTCCTTCTAGTCCTCCACCCCATTCCCCACTAAGTCATGGACATATCCCCAGTGCCATTGTCCTTCCTAATGCTACCCATGACTACAacacatctttctcaaactccaaTGCTCACAAAGCTGAAAAGAAACTTCAAAACATTGACCACCCTCTTACAAAGTCATCCAGTAAAAGAGATCACCGGCGTTCTGTGGATTCCAGAAATACCCTCAACGATCTCCTGAAGCATCTAAATGACCCAAATAGTAACCCCAAAGCCATCATGGGAGACATCCAAATGGCCCACCAGACCCTAATGCTGGATCCCGTGGGACCTATGTCTGAGGTCCCGCCCAAGGTCCCTAACCGCGAGGCATCACTCTACTCTCCTCCCTCGACTCTCCCCAGAAATAGCCCAACCAAGCGAGTGGACGTCCCCACCACTCCTGGCGTCCCAATGACTTCTCTGGAAAGACAAAGGGGTTATCATAAAAATTCCTCCCAGAGGCACTCTATATCTGCTATGCCTAAAAACTTAAGTTCACCAAATGGTGTTTTGTTATCTAGACAGCCTAGTATGAACCGTGGAGGCTACATGCCGACCCCCGCAGGGGCGAAGGTGGACTATATTCAGGGAACACCGGTGAGTGTTCATCTGCAGCCTTCCCTCTCCAGACAGAGCAGCTACACCAGTAATGGCACCCTTCCCAGGACGGGACTAAAGAGGACACCGTCCTTAAAACCTGACGTACCACCAAAGCCTTCATTTGTTCCCCAAACCACATCTGTCAGACCACTGAACAAATATACTTACTAG